Proteins from a single region of Candidatus Bathyarchaeota archaeon:
- the rpl12p gene encoding 50S ribosomal protein P1 — protein MENIYAAMLLHKAGKEINEDSVTNVLKAAGINVDAVQVKALVASLSEVNIDEAIKAAPTMMAAAPVAAAPAAGAEAKPAAPAEDKKKKAEDEKAKEEAALEGLGALFG, from the coding sequence ATGGAAAACATTTACGCAGCAATGCTCCTTCACAAGGCAGGAAAAGAAATTAACGAAGATTCCGTAACAAACGTTCTCAAAGCAGCAGGAATCAATGTTGACGCAGTTCAAGTTAAAGCACTCGTAGCTTCACTTAGCGAAGTAAACATTGATGAGGCAATCAAAGCCGCGCCAACCATGATGGCAGCCGCTCCAGTAGCAGCAGCACCAGCAGCAGGTGCAGAAGCAAAGCCAGCAGCACCAGCAGAAGACAAGAAGAAGAAAGCTGAAGATGAAAAAGCCAAAGAAGAAGCAGCGCTAGAAGGATTAGGCGCCCTATTCGGGTAA